A window of Xylophilus sp. GW821-FHT01B05 contains these coding sequences:
- a CDS encoding ATP-binding protein, with product MNEKFEHLMAHAEQLLTRLEAVLPQPLSEPDWTGAIAWRYRKRGNGVGRLEPVRHVAALGLDELREIDAQKEKIARNTRQFVEGRPANNVLLTGARGTGKSSLIKACLNAFAPQGLRLIEVDKADLTDLPDIVDIVSARPEKFVVFCDDLSFEDGEPGYKAMKSILDGSIAAATPNVLIYATSNRRHLLPEHMKDNLTYTTSAEGEIHPGEVVEEKISLSERFGLWVSFYPFTQDEYLTITGQWLRHFAVSEAAIAAARSEALVWALERGSRSGRVAYQFARDYAGRME from the coding sequence TTGAACGAAAAATTCGAACACCTGATGGCGCATGCCGAGCAGTTGCTGACGCGGCTGGAGGCGGTGCTGCCGCAGCCTTTGTCCGAGCCGGACTGGACTGGGGCTATTGCCTGGCGCTACCGCAAGCGCGGCAATGGTGTGGGGCGGCTGGAGCCGGTGCGCCATGTGGCGGCGCTGGGGCTGGATGAGTTGCGTGAGATCGATGCGCAGAAGGAAAAGATAGCGCGCAACACGCGCCAGTTCGTCGAAGGCCGCCCGGCCAACAACGTGCTGCTGACGGGCGCGCGCGGCACCGGCAAGTCCTCGCTGATCAAGGCCTGCCTCAACGCCTTTGCGCCGCAGGGCCTGCGCCTGATCGAGGTCGACAAGGCGGACCTGACCGATCTGCCCGACATCGTGGACATCGTCTCTGCGCGGCCCGAGAAGTTCGTCGTCTTCTGCGACGACCTGAGCTTCGAGGACGGCGAGCCGGGCTACAAGGCCATGAAGTCCATCCTGGATGGCTCCATTGCCGCGGCCACACCCAATGTGCTGATCTACGCCACCAGCAACCGCCGTCATCTGCTGCCCGAGCACATGAAGGACAACCTCACGTACACCACCTCCGCCGAGGGCGAGATCCATCCGGGCGAGGTGGTGGAAGAGAAGATTTCGCTGTCCGAGCGCTTTGGCCTGTGGGTCAGTTTCTACCCGTTCACCCAGGACGAATACCTGACCATCACCGGTCAGTGGCTGCGTCACTTTGCCGTGTCCGAAGCCGCGATCGCGGCGGCCCGCTCGGAGGCATTGGTGTGGGCGCTGGAGCGCGGCTCGCGCAGCGGCCGCGTCGCCTACCAGTTCGCACGTGACTATGCGGGGCGTATGGAATGA
- the zapD gene encoding cell division protein ZapD, whose amino-acid sequence MILYEYPFNERIRTYLRLEQLFRRLGELVPREHPLDHHYALASVFEIMDVAARADLKSDVLKDLEKQKHQLDAYRGNPSIAEGVLDGVIAQIDHCFEALNHQTGKAGMALTENDFLMSIRSRIGIPGGTCGFDLPAYYAWQHRSAAERSAEISGWVSTLAPLAESVYLLLQLLRDSGLPQKVMTQHGQFQQTLPQGRSFQLLRLRIDPATGVVPEISGNRLMVSVRLMRHEADGRLRASNDDAGFELTLCS is encoded by the coding sequence GTGATTCTTTACGAATATCCCTTCAACGAACGTATCCGGACCTACCTGCGACTTGAGCAGCTGTTCCGCCGCCTTGGCGAACTGGTCCCGCGCGAGCACCCGCTGGACCACCACTACGCGCTCGCCTCTGTGTTCGAAATCATGGATGTCGCGGCCCGCGCGGACCTCAAGTCCGATGTGCTGAAGGATCTGGAAAAGCAAAAGCACCAGCTCGATGCCTACCGCGGCAATCCCTCGATCGCCGAAGGCGTGCTCGATGGCGTGATCGCGCAGATAGACCATTGCTTCGAGGCGCTCAACCACCAAACCGGCAAGGCCGGAATGGCGCTCACCGAGAACGATTTCTTGATGAGCATCCGCAGCCGCATCGGCATCCCGGGCGGCACCTGCGGCTTTGACTTGCCGGCCTACTACGCCTGGCAGCACCGCAGCGCCGCCGAGCGCAGCGCCGAGATCAGCGGCTGGGTCTCCACCCTGGCGCCGCTGGCAGAGTCGGTCTACCTGCTGCTCCAGCTGCTGCGCGATTCAGGCCTGCCGCAAAAGGTAATGACCCAGCACGGCCAGTTCCAGCAGACCCTGCCGCAGGGCCGCAGCTTCCAGTTGCTGCGCCTGCGCATCGACCCGGCAACTGGCGTGGTGCCCGAGATCAGCGGCAACCGGCTGATGGTGTCGGTACGCCTGATGCGCCACGAAGCCGACGGCCGGCTGCGCGCCTCGAATGATGACGCGGGCTTTGAGCTCACCCTTTGTTCATGA
- a CDS encoding type II secretion system F family protein, whose amino-acid sequence MATAASRDLKEFVFEWEGKDRQGKIVRGEIRAGGENQVQATLRRQGVLPTKIKKRRLRSGKRIKPKDIAIFTRQLATMMKAGVPLLQSFDIVGRGNTNASVTKLLNEIRADVETGSSLSSAFRKHPMYFDSLYCNLVEAGEAAGILEALLDRLATYMEKTEAIKSKIKSALMYPTSVLIVAFVVVAVIMIFVIPAFKEVFTSFGADLPAPTLFVIALSEFFVSYWWLIFGGLFGGIYFFFQAWKRNEKMQRTMDRLLLKVPVFGKLIEKSCVARWTRTLSTMFAAGVPLVEALDSVGGASGNSVYAIATERIQQEVSTGTSLTAAMGNANIFPSMVIQMCAIGEESGSIDHMLGKAADFYEEEVDEMVKGLSSLMEPIIIVFLGTLIGGIVVSMYLPIFKLGQVV is encoded by the coding sequence ATGGCGACAGCTGCGTCGAGGGATCTCAAGGAATTCGTCTTCGAATGGGAGGGCAAGGACCGCCAGGGCAAGATCGTGCGCGGGGAAATCCGCGCGGGCGGCGAGAACCAGGTGCAGGCCACGCTGCGGCGCCAGGGCGTGCTGCCGACCAAGATCAAGAAGCGGCGCCTGCGCTCGGGCAAGCGGATCAAGCCCAAGGACATCGCCATCTTCACCCGGCAGCTCGCCACCATGATGAAGGCCGGCGTGCCGCTGCTGCAGTCCTTTGACATCGTCGGCCGTGGCAACACCAATGCCAGCGTGACCAAGCTGCTCAACGAGATACGCGCCGACGTGGAAACCGGCAGCTCGCTGTCGTCGGCCTTCCGCAAGCACCCGATGTACTTCGACAGCCTCTACTGCAACCTGGTGGAGGCCGGCGAAGCCGCCGGTATCCTGGAGGCGCTGCTGGACCGGCTGGCCACCTACATGGAGAAGACCGAGGCGATCAAATCCAAGATCAAGTCGGCGCTGATGTACCCGACCTCGGTGCTGATCGTGGCCTTCGTGGTGGTCGCGGTGATCATGATCTTCGTGATCCCGGCCTTCAAGGAAGTGTTCACCTCATTCGGCGCCGACCTGCCGGCGCCCACGCTGTTCGTGATCGCGCTCAGCGAGTTCTTCGTCTCTTACTGGTGGCTGATCTTTGGCGGCCTGTTTGGCGGTATCTACTTCTTCTTCCAGGCCTGGAAGCGCAACGAGAAAATGCAGCGCACCATGGATCGGCTGCTGCTGAAGGTGCCGGTCTTCGGGAAGCTGATTGAAAAATCCTGCGTCGCGCGCTGGACCCGCACGCTCTCCACCATGTTCGCCGCCGGCGTGCCGCTGGTCGAGGCGCTGGATTCGGTGGGCGGCGCTTCGGGCAACTCGGTCTACGCGATCGCAACAGAGCGCATCCAGCAGGAAGTCTCCACCGGCACCAGCCTCACGGCGGCCATGGGCAATGCCAATATCTTCCCGTCCATGGTGATCCAGATGTGCGCCATCGGCGAGGAATCTGGCTCCATCGACCACATGCTGGGCAAGGCTGCGGATTTTTATGAAGAAGAGGTAGATGAGATGGTCAAGGGACTCTCCAGCCTGATGGAGCCGATCATCATCGTGTTCCTGGGCACGCTGATCGGGGGCATCGTGGTGTCGATGTACCTGCCCATCTTCAAGCTCGGCCAGGTCGTCTGA
- a CDS encoding A24 family peptidase, with product MGVSPEIDAALAGLLGLLIGSFLNVVIHRLPRMMERQWAEECAAIAAGDDAAAAPAAPAEEAFNLIVPRSRCPSCGHGIRWYENLPVLSWLALRGRCSACKTPISVRYPLVELATGALFAFCVWRWGVTPVGGAWCAFSAALLTLALIDWDTTLLPDDITLPLLWVGLIAAVLGWTSVPLASAVWGAVAGYLSLWLIYWAFKLLTGKEGMGYGDFKLFAALGAWFGWQALVPLILVASIVGAVIGIAMKLRSSLREGGYVPFGPFLAAAGLSGMAFGPEWALRLIGL from the coding sequence ATGGGTGTGTCACCAGAGATCGACGCCGCGCTGGCCGGCCTGCTGGGCCTGTTGATCGGCAGCTTTTTGAACGTGGTCATCCACCGCCTGCCGCGCATGATGGAGCGCCAGTGGGCAGAGGAATGCGCGGCCATTGCCGCCGGCGACGATGCAGCCGCGGCGCCGGCCGCGCCGGCCGAGGAAGCCTTCAACCTCATCGTGCCGCGCTCGCGCTGCCCGTCCTGCGGCCATGGCATCCGCTGGTACGAAAACCTGCCGGTGCTGAGCTGGCTGGCGCTGCGCGGCCGCTGCTCGGCCTGCAAGACGCCGATCAGCGTGCGCTACCCGCTGGTCGAGCTGGCCACTGGCGCGCTGTTCGCCTTCTGCGTCTGGCGCTGGGGCGTGACGCCCGTGGGCGGCGCCTGGTGCGCCTTCTCAGCGGCCCTGCTGACGCTGGCGCTGATCGATTGGGACACCACCCTGCTGCCTGACGACATCACGCTGCCCCTGCTCTGGGTCGGTCTGATCGCCGCCGTACTGGGCTGGACCAGCGTGCCCCTAGCCAGCGCCGTGTGGGGCGCGGTTGCCGGCTACCTCTCGCTGTGGCTCATCTACTGGGCCTTCAAGCTGCTGACCGGCAAGGAAGGCATGGGCTATGGCGACTTCAAGCTGTTTGCGGCGCTGGGCGCCTGGTTCGGCTGGCAGGCGCTGGTGCCGCTGATTCTGGTCGCCTCCATCGTCGGAGCCGTGATCGGCATTGCCATGAAGCTGCGCAGCAGCCTGCGCGAAGGCGGCTACGTGCCCTTCGGCCCCTTCCTGGCCGCAGCAGGCCTGAGCGGCATGGCCTTCGGGCCGGAATGGGCGCTGCGCCTCATCGGTCTCTGA
- the coaE gene encoding dephospho-CoA kinase (Dephospho-CoA kinase (CoaE) performs the final step in coenzyme A biosynthesis.) — protein sequence MRKLGLTGGIGSGKSTVAGLLAGHGAVVIDADALSRATTAPGGAAMPQIAQAFGADFIQADGALDRTRMRALAFSDASARQRLEAIVHPLVRQATENLTAEAARAGARWVVHDVPLLVESRRWAGQVDRVLVVDCRPETQIARVMARSGMTEEAVRQVIAAQASRPERLRAADIVVYNDDCTLAELAVTLGLMAANLGL from the coding sequence ATGCGCAAGCTCGGCCTGACCGGCGGTATCGGCAGCGGCAAGAGCACGGTGGCCGGGCTGCTGGCCGGGCATGGGGCGGTGGTCATCGATGCCGATGCCCTGTCCCGCGCCACGACCGCGCCTGGTGGCGCTGCCATGCCGCAGATCGCCCAGGCCTTCGGGGCGGACTTCATACAAGCGGACGGCGCACTGGACCGCACCCGCATGCGCGCCCTGGCTTTCTCCGACGCCAGCGCGCGGCAGCGGCTGGAGGCCATCGTGCATCCGCTGGTAAGACAGGCAACTGAAAACCTGACGGCCGAGGCCGCCCGCGCAGGCGCGCGCTGGGTGGTGCACGACGTGCCGCTGCTGGTGGAGTCCCGCCGCTGGGCGGGCCAAGTCGACCGGGTGCTGGTGGTGGATTGCCGCCCGGAAACCCAGATAGCACGCGTCATGGCGCGCAGCGGCATGACCGAGGAGGCCGTGCGCCAGGTGATCGCCGCGCAGGCCAGCCGGCCAGAGCGCCTGCGTGCAGCCGACATCGTGGTCTACAACGACGACTGCACCCTGGCCGAACTGGCTGTAACGCTGGGCCTGATGGCCGCAAACTTGGGACTATGA
- the argJ gene encoding bifunctional glutamate N-acetyltransferase/amino-acid acetyltransferase ArgJ encodes MPVNLSAPDAGALHAIDGVRIGVAEAGIRKANRKDLTVFLLDEGASVAGVFTQNRFCAAPVQICREHLQGSSAIRAMVINTGNANAGTGEDGLARAQATCTAAAQLLGIAPEQVLPFSTGVIMEPLPVDRIAAGLPAAIADAQAAHWARAAEGIMTTDTLPKAFSAQATVGGATVKITGISKGAGMIRPNMATMLGFLATDAKVAPAVLQQLAKLLADGSFNRVTIDGDTSTNDSFIVVATNKAGHASIESLASAEGQALQAAMLGVAQQLAQAIVRDGEGATKFITVRVEGGKTGDECRQVAYAIAHSPLVKTAFYASDPNLGRILAAVGYAGIADLDQTGIELHLDDVHVATRGGRNPAYREEDGQRVMKQSEITVRVGLGRGDAADTVWTCDFSHDYVSINADYRS; translated from the coding sequence ATGCCCGTGAATCTTTCCGCGCCGGACGCCGGCGCCCTGCATGCCATTGACGGTGTGCGTATCGGCGTCGCAGAGGCCGGCATCCGCAAGGCCAATCGCAAGGACCTGACCGTCTTCCTGCTGGACGAAGGTGCCAGCGTGGCCGGCGTGTTCACGCAGAACCGCTTTTGTGCGGCGCCGGTGCAGATCTGCCGTGAGCACCTGCAAGGCAGCAGCGCCATTCGCGCCATGGTGATCAATACCGGCAATGCCAATGCCGGCACCGGTGAAGACGGCCTGGCGCGTGCCCAGGCCACCTGCACGGCGGCGGCCCAGTTGCTGGGCATTGCGCCCGAGCAGGTGCTGCCCTTCTCGACCGGCGTCATCATGGAGCCGCTGCCCGTCGACCGCATCGCCGCCGGCCTGCCCGCCGCGATTGCCGACGCGCAAGCAGCGCACTGGGCCCGTGCGGCCGAGGGCATCATGACCACCGACACCCTGCCCAAGGCCTTCAGCGCCCAGGCCACGGTGGGTGGCGCTACCGTCAAGATCACCGGCATCAGCAAGGGCGCGGGCATGATCCGCCCCAACATGGCCACCATGCTGGGCTTTTTGGCGACCGATGCCAAGGTGGCGCCGGCGGTGCTGCAGCAGTTGGCGAAGCTGCTGGCCGATGGCTCCTTCAACCGCGTGACGATTGACGGTGACACCTCTACCAACGACTCCTTCATCGTCGTGGCGACCAACAAGGCCGGCCACGCCAGCATCGAGTCGCTGGCCAGCGCCGAAGGGCAGGCACTGCAGGCAGCGATGCTGGGCGTGGCGCAGCAATTGGCGCAGGCCATCGTGCGCGACGGCGAGGGCGCGACCAAGTTCATCACCGTGCGCGTCGAAGGTGGCAAGACCGGCGACGAGTGTCGCCAGGTGGCCTATGCCATCGCCCATTCGCCGCTGGTGAAGACCGCCTTCTACGCCAGCGACCCGAACCTGGGCCGCATCCTGGCGGCAGTCGGCTATGCCGGCATTGCCGACCTGGACCAGACCGGCATCGAGCTGCACCTGGACGACGTGCACGTGGCCACGCGTGGTGGCCGCAACCCGGCGTATCGCGAGGAAGACGGCCAGCGCGTCATGAAGCAAAGCGAAATCACGGTGCGCGTCGGCCTGGGCCGCGGCGATGCCGCCGACACGGTCTGGACCTGCGATTTCAGCCATGACTATGTGAGTATCAACGCCGATTATCGGTCCTAG
- a CDS encoding DNA gyrase inhibitor YacG, which yields MSHDPTVYARPQSGERVVACPQCRGDSVYSPRNPFRPFCSARCKGVDFGAWASEEFRMPSETPPEDEHYGDPRLQ from the coding sequence ATGAGTCACGACCCAACGGTATACGCACGTCCGCAATCCGGCGAGCGCGTGGTCGCCTGCCCGCAATGCCGCGGCGATAGCGTCTATTCACCACGCAACCCATTCCGCCCTTTTTGCAGCGCGCGTTGCAAGGGTGTGGACTTTGGCGCCTGGGCCAGCGAGGAATTCCGCATGCCGAGCGAGACGCCGCCCGAAGACGAGCACTACGGCGATCCGCGACTGCAATAG
- a CDS encoding acyl-CoA dehydrogenase family protein — protein MSLTSALLSSDPFTEDFGGLTEVVLSTAAALAATAVERDRAGGTALAERKLLRDSGLLTLAIPPALGGQGASWPLIFRILRRLAEADSSLAHLFGFQHLQVASVLLFASPEQQARLLGATVRERWFWGNAVNARDTRLVATRTPDGLVLNGTKGFCSGASDSDVLNISVSLGPEPTDRLFAVIPTSRAGVHVHGDWDNMGQRQTDSGNVSFDKVQIAADEVLGPPGVASSPHATLRNLIGQVVLTEIYLGNAVGALRAAVDFTREQTQPWPMAGVERAQDDRMLQLRAGELWASLQAAIALSDQTHAAFQQAWDLGAALTAEQRATLAIRIASARTQAARVSLHLTAQIFELVGARATASRHGLDRFWRNVRVHTLHDPLDYRHQGIGAWLLAGEVPNPYGYG, from the coding sequence GTGTCTTTGACTTCCGCCCTTCTTTCCTCCGATCCTTTCACCGAAGACTTCGGCGGCCTGACGGAGGTGGTCTTGTCGACCGCCGCCGCCCTCGCCGCCACCGCCGTGGAACGCGACCGCGCCGGCGGCACCGCATTGGCGGAGCGCAAACTGCTGCGCGACAGCGGGCTGCTCACGCTGGCGATCCCGCCGGCCCTGGGTGGGCAAGGCGCCAGTTGGCCGCTGATCTTCCGCATCCTGCGCCGCCTGGCCGAGGCTGATAGTTCGCTTGCGCACCTGTTCGGCTTTCAGCACCTGCAGGTGGCCAGCGTGCTGCTGTTTGCGTCGCCTGAACAACAGGCGCGCCTGTTGGGTGCCACGGTGCGCGAGCGCTGGTTCTGGGGCAATGCGGTCAATGCGCGGGACACGCGCCTGGTGGCCACGCGCACGCCCGATGGCCTGGTGCTCAACGGCACCAAGGGCTTTTGCTCGGGCGCGAGCGACTCCGACGTGCTCAATATCTCCGTATCGCTGGGCCCTGAGCCGACCGACCGCCTGTTCGCCGTGATCCCGACCTCGCGCGCTGGTGTGCACGTGCACGGCGACTGGGACAACATGGGCCAGCGCCAGACCGACAGCGGCAACGTCTCCTTCGACAAGGTCCAGATCGCCGCTGATGAGGTGCTGGGGCCGCCGGGCGTGGCATCGAGCCCGCATGCGACCCTGCGCAACCTGATCGGCCAGGTGGTGCTGACCGAGATCTACCTGGGCAATGCAGTCGGCGCCCTGCGCGCGGCGGTGGACTTCACGCGCGAGCAGACCCAGCCCTGGCCCATGGCTGGCGTGGAGCGGGCGCAGGACGACCGCATGCTGCAATTGCGTGCGGGCGAGCTGTGGGCCAGCCTGCAGGCTGCCATTGCGCTGTCGGACCAGACCCATGCCGCCTTCCAGCAGGCCTGGGATTTGGGCGCGGCGTTGACGGCCGAGCAGCGGGCCACGCTGGCCATCCGCATCGCATCGGCGCGTACCCAGGCGGCACGGGTCTCGTTGCACCTGACGGCGCAGATCTTTGAGCTGGTCGGCGCGCGCGCCACGGCCTCGCGCCATGGCCTGGACCGCTTCTGGCGCAATGTGCGCGTGCACACGCTGCATGACCCGCTGGACTACCGGCACCAGGGCATTGGTGCCTGGTTGCTGGCGGGTGAGGTGCCAAACCCTTACGGTTACGGCTGA
- a CDS encoding NUDIX domain-containing protein — translation MGTTTRTHTEVAVGILLRPDGAMLISSRPAGKPYAGYWEFPGGKLEAGETVEQALRRELIEELGVTIGPAEVWKVTEHDYPHALVRLHWCRVHSWEGEFEMREGQQMSWEQLPLKVAPVLPGAYPVLAWMAQERGFSGPTHTLP, via the coding sequence ATGGGCACCACTACACGCACCCACACTGAAGTTGCGGTGGGCATCCTGCTGCGCCCGGACGGCGCCATGCTGATCAGCAGCCGGCCCGCGGGCAAGCCCTATGCGGGCTACTGGGAGTTCCCCGGCGGCAAGCTCGAAGCCGGCGAGACGGTGGAGCAGGCGCTGCGCCGCGAGCTGATCGAAGAGCTGGGCGTCACCATCGGGCCGGCCGAGGTCTGGAAGGTGACCGAGCACGACTACCCTCATGCGCTGGTGCGCCTGCACTGGTGCCGCGTCCATAGCTGGGAGGGCGAGTTCGAGATGCGCGAAGGCCAGCAGATGTCCTGGGAGCAGCTGCCCTTGAAGGTGGCGCCGGTACTGCCAGGCGCCTATCCGGTGCTGGCCTGGATGGCGCAAGAGCGCGGCTTCAGCGGGCCTACGCACACGCTGCCTTGA
- the pilB gene encoding type IV-A pilus assembly ATPase PilB, with protein sequence MAAVDVPSKDSAPIALPGLGKTLVAAGMLEQKRAEELYRRSQTTRTSFIAELTGSGAVSPSELAHAMSAAFGAPLLDLSAIDPLRLPRELLDTKICQSYRVVVLSKRSNRLIVATADPTDQEAAEKIKFSTQMGVDWVIAEYDKLSKLVEAQAPSEADKFDAMGSTDFQFDAEVQEDTPVDTLASEVEDAPIVKFLQKMLLEAFHMRASDLHFEPYEHSYRVRLRIDGELREHASPPIAIKDKLASRIKVISRLDISEKRVPQDGRMKLKVGPDRVIDFRVSTLPTLFGEKIVIRILDPSSAKLGIDALGYEPEEKARLMHAISRPYGMVLVTGPTGSGKTVSLYTCLNLLNQPGVNIATAEDPSEINLPGVNQVNVNEKAGLTFAVALKSFLRQDPDIIMVGEIRDLETADISIKAAQTGHLVLSTLHTNDAPTTLTRMRNMGIAPFNIASSVILITAQRLARRLCPQCKQPADIPRAALLEAGFKEEQLDGSWKPYRPVGCSACNNGYKGRVGIYQVMPISDAIQAIILRDGSAPEIAAQARAEGVRSLRESGLHKVQQGLTSLEEVLAVSNE encoded by the coding sequence ATGGCTGCCGTCGACGTACCCTCCAAAGACTCCGCCCCCATAGCCCTGCCGGGTCTCGGCAAGACCCTGGTCGCAGCCGGCATGCTGGAGCAAAAGCGCGCGGAAGAGCTCTACCGCCGCTCCCAGACGACACGCACCAGCTTCATCGCAGAGCTCACGGGTTCGGGCGCGGTATCGCCCTCCGAGCTGGCGCACGCCATGTCCGCCGCCTTCGGCGCGCCGCTGCTGGACCTGTCGGCCATCGACCCGCTGCGCCTGCCGCGCGAGCTGCTGGACACCAAAATCTGCCAGTCCTACCGCGTGGTGGTGCTGAGCAAGCGCAGCAACCGTCTGATTGTTGCCACAGCCGACCCGACCGACCAGGAAGCCGCAGAAAAGATCAAGTTCTCGACCCAGATGGGCGTGGACTGGGTGATCGCCGAATACGACAAGCTCTCCAAGCTGGTCGAGGCGCAGGCGCCAAGCGAGGCCGACAAGTTCGACGCCATGGGCAGCACGGACTTCCAGTTCGACGCCGAGGTGCAGGAAGACACGCCGGTCGACACCCTCGCCTCCGAGGTGGAAGACGCACCCATCGTCAAGTTTTTGCAGAAGATGCTGCTGGAAGCCTTCCACATGCGCGCATCCGATCTGCACTTCGAGCCCTACGAGCACAGCTACCGGGTGCGTCTTCGCATCGACGGCGAGCTGCGCGAGCACGCCTCGCCGCCGATCGCCATCAAAGACAAGCTGGCGTCGCGCATCAAGGTGATCTCGCGGCTGGACATCTCCGAGAAACGCGTGCCGCAGGACGGCCGCATGAAGCTCAAGGTCGGGCCCGACCGGGTGATCGACTTCCGCGTCAGCACCCTGCCCACGCTGTTTGGCGAGAAGATCGTGATCCGTATCCTGGACCCGAGCAGCGCCAAGCTCGGCATCGATGCGCTGGGCTACGAGCCTGAAGAAAAAGCACGGCTGATGCACGCCATCAGCCGCCCCTACGGCATGGTGCTGGTGACCGGGCCGACGGGCTCGGGCAAGACGGTGTCGCTCTACACCTGCCTGAACCTGCTGAACCAGCCGGGCGTGAACATCGCCACCGCAGAAGACCCCTCGGAAATCAACCTGCCGGGCGTCAACCAGGTCAACGTCAACGAGAAGGCCGGGCTGACCTTTGCCGTGGCGCTCAAATCCTTTCTGCGGCAGGACCCGGACATCATCATGGTCGGCGAAATCCGCGACCTGGAAACCGCCGACATCTCGATCAAGGCCGCGCAAACGGGCCACCTGGTGCTGTCCACGCTGCACACCAACGACGCCCCGACCACGCTCACACGCATGCGCAATATGGGCATTGCGCCCTTCAACATTGCCTCCAGCGTGATCCTGATCACCGCGCAGCGGCTGGCTCGCCGGCTGTGCCCGCAGTGCAAGCAACCGGCCGACATTCCGCGCGCCGCGCTGCTGGAGGCCGGCTTCAAGGAAGAGCAGCTCGACGGCAGCTGGAAGCCCTACCGGCCGGTGGGCTGCTCGGCCTGCAACAACGGCTACAAGGGCCGCGTCGGCATCTACCAGGTGATGCCCATCTCGGACGCCATCCAGGCCATCATCCTGCGCGACGGCAGCGCACCGGAAATCGCCGCACAGGCCCGTGCCGAGGGCGTGCGCTCGTTGCGCGAATCGGGCCTGCACAAGGTGCAGCAGGGACTGACCTCGCTTGAGGAAGTGCTTGCCGTGAGCAACGAGTAA